A single Malaclemys terrapin pileata isolate rMalTer1 chromosome 3, rMalTer1.hap1, whole genome shotgun sequence DNA region contains:
- the LOC128834307 gene encoding LOW QUALITY PROTEIN: exostosin-1-like (The sequence of the model RefSeq protein was modified relative to this genomic sequence to represent the inferred CDS: inserted 1 base in 1 codon), producing MATIFYPGTVPFRDKERRMFRRKSDEAILRSSPAASIREDEPKRIKQALELQYDSQELMHNSSFCLVPRGRCLGSFRFLEALQAACIPVLLNNGWELPFSEVIDWNKAAIIGDERLLLQIPSITRSIDHDKVLALRQQTQFLWETYFSSVEKIVLTTLEIIQDRIQAHVSRNHVMWNVQPGGLYVLPQFSTSLADFPFYYFALGRSPAKEFTSVIQAVSPLLSQSQPIVKLILAVAKSKYCTQIMVLWNCEKPPPPRSRWPSVPVPLSVVEGEHKTMSSRFFPYELIRTDAVLSLDEDTILSTNEVDFAFTVWCCFPXSHYWDKSKGWWAYTSKWTNEYSMVLTGAAFYHRYYHYLYTFYLPASLHSVVDQMANCEDILMNFLVSAVTKLPPIKVTQKKQYKETMMQQGSKTSRWADPEHFAQRQACMNSFASWFGFMPLIHSQMQLDPVLFKDQVSILRKKYRDIERPRRRPCLQVRLTRERPGDEPPRRASVGAQGIRGVAECTALRSPGRAQAGGRDLSGAQVSGGVVPAASSVRGNEMRSDQRWASATELVGRAGRCRGEACSCPELPDEEWGEDGPEP from the exons atggccaccATCTTCTACCCTGGCACTGTTCCATTCAGAGACAAGGAGAGGAGAATGTTCAGAAGAAAATCTGATGAAGCAATTCTCCGCTCG TCTCCTGCCGCCAGCATCCGAGAGGATGAGCCCAAGAGGATTAAGCAGGCCCTAGAGCTACA GTACGATTCCCAGGAGCTGATGCACAACTCCAGCTTCTGCCTGGTGCCCCGGGGCCGGTGCTTGGGGTCCTTCCGCTTCCTCGAAGCTCTCCAG GCCGCCTGCATCCCCGTGCTGCTGAACAACGGCTGGGAGCTGCCCTTCTCCGAAGTCATCGACTGGAACAAAGCCGCCATCATCGGGGACGAGAGACTCCTCCTCCAG ATCCCCTCGATAACCCGCTCCATAGACCACGACAAAGTCCTGGCGCTCCGGCAGCAGACCCAGTTCCTGTGGGAGACGTACTTCTCCTCGGTAGAGAAAATCGTGCTGACCACCCTCGAG ATCATCCAGGACCGAATCCAGGCGCACGTCAGCAGGAACCACGTGATGTGGAACGTGCAGCCGGGCGGGCTCTACGTGCTCCCCCAGTTCTCCACCAGCCTCGCCGACTTCCCCTTCTACTACTTCGCCCTGG GGCGAAGCCCGGCCAAGGAGTTCACCTCCGTCATCCAGGCCGTGTCGCCGCTGCTCTCGCAGTCCCAACCCATCGTCAAACTCATCCTGGCGGTCGCCAAGTCCAAGTATTGTACCCAG ATCATGGTGCTGTGGAACTGTGAGAAGCCCCCGCCCCCAAGGAGCCGGTGGCCGTCCGTCCCCGTGCCGCTCAGCGTCGTGGAAGGGGAACACAAG ACCATGAGCAGCCGTTTCTTTCCCTACGAGCTCATCCGGACAGACGCTGTGCTGAGCCTGGACGAGGACACCATCCTATCGACCAACGAG GTTGACTTTGCCTTCACTGTGTGGTGCTGCTTCC GGAGCCATTACTGGGACAAGAGCAAAGGCTGGTGGGCGTACACCTCCAAGTGGACTAACGAGTACTCCATGGTGCTGACCGGGGCAGCGTTCTACCACCG GTACTATCATTACCTGTACACCTTCTACCTGCCCGCCAGCCTGCACAGCGTGGTGGACCAGATGGCCAACTGCGAGGACATCCTGATGAACTTCCTGGTTTCCGCGGTCACCAAGCTCCCGCCCATCAAAGTCACCCAGAAGAAGCAGTACAAGGAGACCATGATGCAGCAG ggCTCCAAGACGTCCCGCTGGGCCGACCCGGAGCACTTTGCCCAGCGCCAGGCCTGTATGAACTCCTTCGCCAGCTGGTTCGGCTTCATGCCCCTCATCCATTCGCAGATGCAGCTGGACCCCGTCCTCTTCAAGGACCAGGTCTCCATCCTGCGCAAGAAGTACCGGGACATCGAGAGGCC ACGACGACGTCCCTGCCTGCAGGTCCGGCTGACCAGAGAGCGGCCGGGGGACGAGCCTCCGCGCCGGGCAAGCGTGGGAGCCCAGGGAATCCGTGGGGTAGCCGAGTGCACTGCCCTGCGGTCCCCAGGCCGTGcccaggcaggagggagagatCTGAGTGGGGCAC AGGTCAGTGGCGGCGTTGTTCCAGCCGCCTCCAGCGTGCGCGGCAATGAGATGCGCAGCGACCAACGATGGGCTAGCGCGACCGAGCTGGTGGGCCGGGCAGGCAGGTGCCGGGGTGAGGCCTGCTCCTGCCCGGAGCTGCCTGATGAAGAGTGGGGAGAGGACGGGCCAGAGCCCTAG